The following are encoded in a window of Ferribacterium limneticum genomic DNA:
- a CDS encoding BON domain-containing protein: MQKAKLTLAAAALITLLPMLQGCVPVIVGGAAAGVMSAHDRRSTGTQADDETTEWKAGNHVPDQYKTFSHINFTSYNRRVLITGEVPNEEAKAAIEAETRKLDGVREVYNELGIGPASSLGSRSTDSYIDSKVKARLVDSNQISANHIKVVTERAIVHLMGIVNAREAKVAVDVARTTSGVKKVVNVLEVVGDEDTRRLDDQTLGARTPPPASAPVESR; this comes from the coding sequence ATGCAAAAAGCCAAACTCACCCTCGCCGCTGCGGCGCTGATCACCCTTCTGCCCATGCTCCAGGGCTGCGTCCCGGTCATTGTCGGCGGCGCCGCGGCCGGCGTCATGTCGGCCCATGACCGTCGCTCGACCGGCACCCAGGCCGATGACGAAACGACCGAGTGGAAGGCCGGCAATCACGTCCCCGATCAGTACAAGACCTTCTCGCACATCAATTTCACCTCGTACAACCGGCGCGTGCTGATCACCGGCGAAGTGCCGAACGAGGAAGCCAAGGCCGCCATCGAAGCCGAAACGCGCAAGCTCGACGGCGTGCGCGAGGTGTACAACGAACTGGGCATCGGCCCGGCCTCCTCGCTCGGCAGCCGCAGCACCGATTCGTACATCGATTCGAAGGTCAAGGCCCGGCTGGTCGATTCCAACCAGATTTCGGCCAACCACATCAAGGTTGTCACCGAACGCGCCATCGTCCATCTGATGGGTATCGTCAATGCTCGCGAAGCCAAGGTTGCGGTCGATGTCGCGCGCACCACCTCCGGCGTCAAGAAGGTGGTCAATGTGCTCGAAGTCGTCGGCGATGAAGATACCCGCCGTCTCGACGACCAGACGCTCGGCGCGCGCACCCCGCCGCCGGCCAGCGCCCCGGTCGAAAGCCGCTGA
- a CDS encoding YraN family protein, with protein sequence MQAKTNDTTTTRGREAEERAARYLESHGQPVISRNFRIRGGEIDLICRDGKVLVFVEVRQRSRSDFGSAGASITASKRRRIVLAAQHYLMGKRDCDCRFDCVLLDGDQLEWIKNAFSADD encoded by the coding sequence ATGCAGGCAAAGACCAACGATACCACCACGACGCGCGGCCGCGAAGCCGAAGAGCGGGCGGCGCGTTATCTTGAATCCCACGGTCAACCGGTAATTTCGCGCAATTTCAGAATACGCGGCGGCGAGATCGACCTCATTTGCCGCGACGGCAAGGTGCTGGTTTTCGTCGAAGTCCGCCAGCGCAGCCGTAGCGATTTCGGCAGCGCCGGGGCGAGCATCACGGCGAGCAAGCGGCGGCGTATTGTCCTCGCCGCCCAGCACTACCTCATGGGCAAACGCGACTGCGACTGCCGTTTCGACTGCGTGCTGCTCGACGGCGACCAGCTCGAATGGATCAAAAATGCGTTTTCTGCTGACGATTAG
- the rsmI gene encoding 16S rRNA (cytidine(1402)-2'-O)-methyltransferase, with protein MTEESAALYVVPTPLGNLADLTRRAEEILRTVPWVAAEDTRHSGPLLKQLGAQARTIPAHQHNEHEAAARIVEKLQAGEAVALISDAGTPGISDPGARIVAAVRAAGCKVIPLPGPCAATTALSGSGLLDEHFLFYGFLPSKGGQRRQALEELREQPCALVFYEAPHRVLETVEDMATVFGNRTLVIARELTKLFESIHSLPVAEGLAWLKEDPNRQRGEFVLMLSGAPAGADDGEGERVLKLLLAEGLPIKQAAKLASQITGMAKNALYERALALKS; from the coding sequence ATGACGGAAGAATCCGCTGCATTGTATGTCGTCCCGACACCGCTCGGGAATCTCGCCGACCTGACTCGCCGCGCCGAAGAAATCCTGCGCACCGTGCCCTGGGTCGCCGCCGAAGACACCCGGCACAGCGGCCCGCTGCTCAAGCAACTTGGCGCCCAGGCGCGGACCATTCCGGCGCATCAGCACAACGAACACGAAGCCGCCGCCCGCATCGTCGAAAAGCTGCAGGCTGGCGAAGCCGTGGCGCTGATCTCCGACGCCGGCACGCCGGGCATTTCCGATCCCGGTGCCCGCATCGTCGCCGCCGTGCGGGCCGCTGGTTGCAAGGTCATTCCATTGCCTGGGCCATGTGCCGCTACCACGGCGCTTTCCGGCTCCGGTCTGCTCGACGAACATTTCCTGTTTTATGGCTTCCTGCCGAGCAAGGGCGGCCAGCGCCGGCAAGCGCTTGAAGAACTGCGCGAACAGCCCTGCGCCCTGGTCTTCTACGAAGCGCCGCATCGGGTGCTGGAAACGGTCGAAGACATGGCGACGGTGTTCGGCAACCGCACGCTGGTCATCGCCCGCGAACTGACCAAGCTGTTCGAATCGATCCATTCCCTGCCGGTGGCCGAAGGGCTGGCCTGGCTCAAGGAAGATCCCAACCGCCAGCGCGGCGAATTCGTCCTGATGCTCTCGGGCGCTCCGGCGGGTGCCGACGATGGCGAAGGCGAACGGGTTCTGAAATTGCTGCTGGCCGAAGGGCTGCCGATCAAACAGGCGGCCAAGCTTGCTTCGCAGATCACCGGCATGGCAAAAAACGCGCTATATGAGCGCGCCTTGGCCCTGAAAAGCTAA
- a CDS encoding TRAP transporter substrate-binding protein yields MKTRLAALLLGAVLALNAYAADKQLRIGTLASKNSLYHRQLMELGEAWRTAQGGNGKYLVYPDGSQGGETDMVRRMRIGQLQGGLLSVVGLREIEPSIAALQNMPMMFKSWEEVDYVREKMRPAMEKKFLEKGFVVLAWGDAGWVRFFSKTPAFAPNDFKGMKFFAWGAEADQQEIMKNLGYTPVPLETADILPAVQTGMINAVPSTPYFALATQIYTTANNMLDMNWAPVVGALIITKKAWDELTPEGQVIVREAGAKAGVQLRAKARQEVDEAVEAMKKRGLTVNKPNAEQMKEWNALADGLYPRIRGKLVPAEQFDEVVGLLKAFRAGKK; encoded by the coding sequence ATGAAAACCAGACTGGCCGCGCTATTGCTCGGCGCCGTACTTGCCCTCAATGCCTACGCCGCCGACAAGCAGTTGCGCATCGGCACGCTGGCTTCGAAGAATTCGCTCTACCACCGCCAGCTCATGGAGCTCGGCGAAGCCTGGCGCACGGCGCAGGGCGGCAACGGCAAGTATCTGGTCTATCCGGATGGCAGCCAGGGGGGCGAGACGGACATGGTGCGCCGCATGCGCATTGGCCAGTTGCAGGGCGGGCTGTTGTCAGTGGTCGGGCTGCGCGAGATCGAGCCGTCGATTGCCGCGCTGCAGAACATGCCGATGATGTTCAAGAGCTGGGAAGAGGTCGATTACGTGCGCGAGAAGATGCGCCCGGCCATGGAAAAGAAGTTCCTCGAAAAGGGTTTTGTCGTGCTCGCCTGGGGCGATGCCGGCTGGGTGCGCTTTTTCAGCAAGACGCCGGCCTTTGCGCCGAACGATTTCAAGGGCATGAAGTTCTTCGCGTGGGGGGCCGAGGCCGACCAGCAGGAAATCATGAAGAATCTCGGCTACACGCCGGTGCCGCTGGAAACGGCCGACATCCTGCCGGCTGTCCAGACAGGCATGATCAACGCCGTACCTTCGACGCCGTACTTCGCGCTGGCAACGCAGATCTACACGACGGCCAACAATATGCTGGACATGAACTGGGCGCCGGTGGTCGGCGCCCTGATCATCACCAAAAAAGCCTGGGACGAACTGACTCCGGAAGGTCAGGTCATCGTCCGCGAAGCCGGCGCCAAAGCCGGCGTTCAACTGCGCGCCAAGGCCCGGCAGGAGGTCGACGAGGCAGTCGAGGCCATGAAAAAGCGCGGCCTGACCGTCAACAAGCCCAACGCCGAGCAAATGAAGGAGTGGAATGCGCTGGCCGACGGGCTCTACCCGCGCATCCGCGGCAAGCTCGTGCCGGCCGAACAGTTCGACGAAGTCGTCGGGCTACTCAAGGCCTTCCGCGCCGGCAAGAAGTAG
- a CDS encoding potassium transporter Kup — MGSHHEADISGKRFAALALAALGVVYGDIGTSPLYAVKEVFAGNHPIPVTVSNIYGSLSLFFWALVIVVSIKYVCFIMRADNRGEGGIMALIALALHTAIDKPKQTRLIMIFGVLGAAMFYGDGMVTPAISVLSAVEGLEVITPAFKSFVIPITMIVLFGLFFVQRSGTAKVGAFFGPVMMLWFTVLALLGLHNIVEHPGILMAINPVYGIEFLLENKAMSLVAMGNVVLAVTGAEALYADMGHFGRKPISRAWFAFVLPALVLNYFGQGALILAEPEAAKNPFFLSAPDWALIPLVALATMATVIASQAVISGAFSVTRQAMQLGFVPRMEVQHTSDKEQGQIYLPAVNWGLMVAVMILVLGFKSSNNLAAAYGIAVTGDMVITSILATVVVAKVWKWGWVKAGLLFACFLSVELVFLAANVLKIPDGGWFPLLAGMVIFIVMMTWKRGRQLLSARLQGERLELSMFLDSLASSMPTRVAGTSVFLNADPKGVPHALLHNLMHNKVLHERVVLLSVQFFDVPYVPDIDRVEVRQLKENFWSVIIQYGFKDEPDVPAALALCGDAGLEFSALETSYFIGRETLIPRLGSEMAFWREKIFVAMFRNAGSATAFFKIPSNRVVELGTQVVL; from the coding sequence ATGGGCAGTCATCACGAGGCGGACATTTCCGGCAAGCGCTTTGCCGCGCTGGCCCTGGCTGCCCTCGGCGTGGTCTATGGCGACATCGGGACCAGCCCGCTCTACGCGGTGAAGGAGGTCTTCGCCGGCAACCATCCGATTCCGGTCACGGTCAGCAACATTTACGGCAGCCTGTCGCTCTTCTTCTGGGCGCTCGTCATCGTCGTCTCGATCAAGTACGTCTGCTTCATCATGCGCGCCGACAACCGCGGTGAGGGCGGCATCATGGCGCTCATCGCGCTGGCCCTGCACACGGCCATCGACAAGCCGAAGCAGACCCGGCTGATCATGATCTTCGGCGTCCTCGGGGCGGCCATGTTCTATGGCGACGGCATGGTGACGCCGGCCATTTCCGTGCTGTCGGCCGTCGAGGGGCTGGAGGTCATCACGCCGGCCTTCAAGTCCTTCGTCATCCCGATCACGATGATCGTCCTGTTTGGCCTGTTCTTTGTGCAACGGAGCGGGACGGCCAAGGTTGGCGCCTTTTTCGGGCCGGTCATGATGCTGTGGTTCACCGTGCTGGCGCTGCTCGGGCTGCACAATATCGTCGAGCATCCGGGCATCCTGATGGCGATCAACCCGGTTTATGGCATCGAATTCCTGCTTGAAAACAAGGCCATGTCGCTGGTCGCCATGGGCAACGTCGTGCTCGCCGTGACCGGGGCCGAGGCGCTCTACGCCGACATGGGCCACTTCGGCCGCAAGCCGATCTCCCGCGCCTGGTTCGCCTTCGTGCTGCCGGCGCTGGTCCTCAACTATTTCGGTCAGGGCGCCCTGATCCTGGCAGAGCCGGAAGCGGCCAAGAATCCGTTCTTCCTGTCGGCACCGGACTGGGCGTTGATTCCGCTCGTCGCCCTGGCCACCATGGCGACGGTGATCGCCTCGCAGGCGGTTATTTCCGGCGCCTTTTCGGTGACGCGCCAGGCCATGCAGCTCGGTTTTGTGCCGCGGATGGAAGTGCAACATACGTCGGACAAGGAGCAGGGCCAGATCTACCTGCCGGCCGTCAACTGGGGCCTGATGGTTGCCGTGATGATCCTCGTCCTCGGTTTCAAATCGTCGAACAACCTTGCCGCGGCCTATGGCATTGCCGTGACCGGCGACATGGTGATCACCTCGATCCTCGCCACCGTAGTCGTCGCCAAGGTCTGGAAGTGGGGCTGGGTCAAGGCCGGGCTGCTCTTCGCCTGCTTCCTCTCGGTCGAGCTTGTTTTCCTGGCAGCCAACGTCCTCAAGATCCCTGATGGCGGCTGGTTCCCGCTGCTCGCCGGGATGGTTATCTTCATCGTCATGATGACCTGGAAACGCGGCCGCCAGTTGCTCTCTGCACGCCTGCAAGGCGAACGTCTGGAGCTGTCGATGTTCCTCGATTCGCTGGCCTCCTCGATGCCGACCCGCGTCGCCGGGACGTCAGTCTTCCTCAACGCCGATCCCAAGGGCGTGCCGCATGCTTTGCTCCACAACCTCATGCACAACAAGGTGCTACACGAACGCGTCGTGCTGCTCTCGGTCCAGTTCTTCGACGTGCCGTACGTGCCCGACATCGACCGCGTCGAAGTGCGGCAGCTCAAGGAAAATTTCTGGAGCGTGATCATCCAGTACGGCTTCAAGGATGAGCCCGATGTGCCGGCGGCGCTGGCTTTGTGCGGTGATGCCGGGCTGGAATTCAGCGCGCTGGAAACCTCGTATTTCATCGGCCGCGAAACGCTGATTCCACGACTTGGCTCGGAAATGGCGTTTTGGCGGGAGAAGATTTTCGTCGCCATGTTCCGCAATGCGGGGTCGGCGACGGCCTTCTTCAAGATTCCCAGCAACCGCGTCGTCGAGCTCGGGACGCAGGTCGTTCTCTAG
- a CDS encoding TRAP transporter large permease, with the protein MNPLRRLGEFDALIAGGALAIMLLVPLFEIVLRSLFGSGIDNAPVLVQHCGLLLAMFGALLAERGLHLSALGAGFTASRNRLVRHGSVVFGKASAAVLCGMLAQASWTFVASEMEMPRDIAYGIAGWMFEIAMPLGFALLGLKLASRITPNLAGRTVLALALPAAGYLLAQHFDGSTLPIWPFALWLTLILFCGAPIFAVLGGLALALFWSEGQPLASVPLSHYQITVNPSLPALPLFTLAGLIFARTGAAARLGAVFTAAFGSGVAGTAIAAAVLCSFFTAFTGGSGVTILALGGLLLPLLTKAGFPEQRGISLVTSASALGVLLAPSVPLIMYAIVARVPINTMFLAGVLPAVLMVACLLLVGGYLRRGGIVAASTGDATVNREKEPKSKSLVSALWIAKWELLAPVVAIGSLVSGIATPTESAALTAMYALLTQSIAHRELDWPHFRKTLADCAEVIGGIMLILGMALGLTNYLVDAGIPDAAIEWVQSVLPNKFAFLIALNLFLLLAGALMEIYAAIVVLVPLLLPVAIAYGVDPVHFGVIFLANIEMGFLCPPAGMNIYFASAMFGKPIRYVAAAVLPAVFAMFIGALIISALPFLATWLPQTVGMQ; encoded by the coding sequence ATGAATCCCCTGCGCCGTCTCGGTGAATTCGATGCGCTGATCGCCGGTGGTGCGCTGGCCATCATGCTGCTCGTGCCGCTGTTCGAAATCGTTCTGCGCTCGCTGTTCGGTTCGGGCATCGACAATGCGCCGGTGCTCGTCCAGCACTGCGGCCTGCTGCTCGCCATGTTCGGGGCGCTGCTCGCCGAGCGCGGCCTGCACCTGAGCGCGCTCGGTGCCGGCTTCACTGCCTCGCGCAATCGGCTCGTCCGCCATGGCTCTGTGGTTTTCGGCAAGGCCAGCGCCGCCGTACTGTGCGGCATGCTGGCGCAAGCGAGCTGGACTTTCGTCGCCAGCGAAATGGAAATGCCGCGCGACATCGCCTACGGCATCGCCGGCTGGATGTTCGAAATCGCCATGCCGCTCGGCTTCGCGCTGCTTGGCCTCAAACTGGCCTCGCGCATCACGCCGAACCTGGCCGGCCGCACCGTGCTGGCGCTGGCCCTGCCGGCCGCCGGCTACCTTTTGGCCCAGCATTTCGACGGCAGCACCTTGCCGATCTGGCCCTTCGCCCTGTGGCTGACGCTGATCCTCTTCTGCGGCGCCCCGATCTTTGCCGTGCTCGGCGGGCTGGCCCTGGCGTTGTTCTGGAGCGAAGGCCAGCCGCTCGCCTCGGTGCCGCTCAGCCACTACCAGATCACGGTCAATCCTTCGCTGCCGGCGTTGCCGCTGTTCACGCTGGCTGGTCTGATCTTCGCCCGGACCGGTGCCGCGGCGCGGCTCGGCGCGGTGTTCACAGCCGCCTTCGGTAGCGGCGTGGCCGGTACGGCGATTGCCGCGGCGGTGCTTTGCTCCTTCTTCACCGCCTTCACCGGCGGCAGCGGCGTCACCATTCTGGCTCTGGGTGGCCTGCTGCTGCCGCTGCTCACCAAAGCCGGCTTTCCCGAGCAGCGTGGCATCAGCCTGGTGACCAGCGCCAGCGCCCTCGGCGTGCTGCTGGCGCCGTCGGTGCCGCTGATCATGTACGCCATCGTCGCCCGCGTGCCGATCAACACCATGTTCCTCGCCGGCGTACTGCCGGCCGTGCTCATGGTCGCCTGCCTGCTGCTGGTCGGCGGTTATTTGCGGCGGGGCGGCATTGTTGCGGCGTCGACGGGCGATGCTACGGTCAACCGGGAAAAAGAGCCAAAATCGAAAAGTCTGGTCAGCGCGCTGTGGATCGCCAAATGGGAGCTGTTGGCGCCGGTCGTCGCCATCGGCTCACTGGTTAGCGGCATCGCGACGCCGACCGAGAGCGCCGCGCTGACGGCGATGTACGCGCTGCTCACCCAGTCCATCGCGCATCGCGAACTCGACTGGCCGCACTTCCGCAAGACGCTGGCCGATTGCGCCGAAGTAATCGGCGGCATCATGCTGATCCTCGGCATGGCGCTCGGCCTGACCAACTACCTCGTCGACGCCGGCATTCCCGACGCAGCCATCGAATGGGTGCAGTCGGTGCTGCCCAACAAGTTCGCCTTCCTGATCGCCCTGAACCTGTTCCTGCTATTAGCCGGTGCATTGATGGAAATCTACGCGGCGATTGTCGTCCTCGTCCCGCTGCTCCTCCCCGTGGCCATTGCCTACGGCGTCGATCCGGTGCATTTCGGGGTGATTTTCCTGGCCAATATCGAGATGGGCTTTCTCTGCCCGCCGGCCGGCATGAACATCTATTTCGCCTCGGCGATGTTCGGCAAGCCGATCCGCTACGTCGCCGCCGCCGTGTTGCCGGCGGTATTCGCCATGTTCATCGGGGCGCTGATCATTTCGGCCTTGCCCTTCCTCGCCACCTGGCTGCCACAGACTGTCGGCATGCAGTAA
- a CDS encoding TRAP transporter TatT component family protein: MPLLRRSTFSALVALLVSVLLTACSPRQLVVGSIADELAAQGQASENDLDLAREASAFYLKLSESVLRSDPGHHGLAEAVAGGFTQYAYAFVAFEADRIEAKDAKAAERLRRRAAQLYRRAHQHAMAALEKESPGFARALNAPQTADWPKLVPAQVGLAYWAAASWGGWISLSKDDPDVVADLPQAVRLTQLAWQADPAWGQGALTGLLATFEASRPGGSQAQALVWFDLAIAQGGGTRAGALVGKAEGYAQPAGDRALFESLLKQAVAIKDAPDSPQALQNEVMRRRAAWLLEQAPDLF; this comes from the coding sequence TTGCCCTTGCTCCGGCGCAGCACCTTTTCGGCCCTCGTTGCGCTGCTTGTCAGCGTCTTACTGACGGCCTGCTCGCCGCGCCAACTGGTGGTCGGCAGCATCGCCGACGAACTGGCGGCACAGGGTCAGGCCAGCGAAAACGATCTCGATCTGGCCCGCGAGGCCAGCGCCTTCTATCTGAAGCTCTCGGAATCCGTCCTGCGCAGCGATCCCGGCCATCACGGACTGGCCGAGGCTGTGGCCGGCGGTTTCACGCAGTACGCCTATGCTTTCGTCGCTTTCGAGGCTGACCGCATCGAGGCGAAGGATGCCAAGGCGGCTGAGCGCCTGCGCCGCCGGGCCGCGCAGCTTTATCGCCGGGCGCACCAGCATGCGATGGCGGCGCTGGAAAAGGAAAGTCCGGGTTTCGCCCGCGCCCTTAATGCCCCGCAGACGGCCGACTGGCCGAAGCTGGTGCCGGCTCAGGTCGGTCTTGCTTACTGGGCGGCGGCCTCGTGGGGTGGCTGGATTTCGTTGTCGAAGGATGATCCCGATGTGGTGGCCGACCTGCCGCAGGCCGTGCGCCTGACGCAACTGGCCTGGCAGGCCGATCCGGCCTGGGGGCAGGGCGCGCTGACCGGGTTGTTGGCTACCTTTGAAGCGTCACGCCCTGGTGGCAGTCAGGCGCAGGCATTGGTCTGGTTCGACCTGGCGATTGCCCAAGGCGGCGGCACCCGTGCAGGTGCGCTGGTCGGCAAGGCCGAGGGCTACGCCCAGCCGGCAGGCGACCGGGCGCTGTTCGAGTCGCTGCTCAAGCAGGCCGTGGCCATCAAGGATGCGCCGGACAGCCCGCAGGCCCTGCAAAACGAAGTCATGCGCCGCCGTGCCGCGTGGCTGTTGGAACAGGCGCCTGACCTGTTTTGA
- the rfaE2 gene encoding D-glycero-beta-D-manno-heptose 1-phosphate adenylyltransferase — protein MTYAAPHFETKICPPDQLTARVAQLARPLVFTNGCFDILHRGHVTYLAQAAALGTSMVVALNTDASVKRQGKGDDRPVNLLEDRLAVMAALECVSLVTWFDEDTPIQRILECRPDILVKGGDWPVDKIVGCTEVRGWGGTVHSIPFIHQKSTTALLEKIRRL, from the coding sequence ATGACCTACGCCGCCCCCCACTTCGAAACGAAAATCTGCCCGCCCGACCAGTTGACCGCCAGAGTCGCCCAACTCGCCCGCCCACTGGTCTTCACCAACGGCTGTTTCGATATCCTGCACCGCGGCCACGTCACCTATCTGGCGCAGGCAGCAGCCCTCGGCACCAGCATGGTGGTGGCGCTCAACACCGACGCCTCCGTCAAACGCCAGGGCAAGGGCGACGACCGTCCGGTCAATCTGCTCGAAGACCGCCTCGCCGTGATGGCCGCGCTCGAATGCGTTTCGCTGGTGACATGGTTCGATGAAGACACGCCGATCCAGCGCATCCTCGAATGCCGGCCGGACATTCTGGTCAAGGGCGGTGACTGGCCGGTGGACAAGATTGTCGGTTGCACCGAAGTCCGCGGCTGGGGGGGAACGGTGCACTCCATACCCTTCATTCACCAGAAATCCACCACGGCGTTGCTGGAGAAGATTCGGCGCCTATAG
- a CDS encoding phosphoheptose isomerase: protein MDLIARVAKHFEDSAQTKLNAVDMMAAPIAAAIETMTNCLINGGKILACGNGGSAGDAQHFAAELIGRFEAERQELAAIALTTDTSIITAVANDYSFSQIFSRQVRGLGHAGDVLLAISTSGNSANVIEAIKSAHEHDMHIVALTGKGGGMIGEMLRDDDIHLCVPAERTARIQETHLLVIHCLCDGIDALLLGVE from the coding sequence ATGGATTTGATCGCCCGCGTTGCCAAGCATTTCGAAGACAGCGCCCAAACCAAGCTGAATGCCGTCGACATGATGGCGGCCCCGATTGCCGCGGCGATCGAAACGATGACCAACTGCCTGATCAACGGCGGCAAGATTCTGGCCTGCGGCAACGGCGGCTCGGCCGGCGATGCCCAGCATTTCGCCGCCGAACTGATCGGCCGTTTCGAGGCCGAACGCCAGGAACTGGCGGCCATTGCGCTGACCACCGACACCTCGATCATCACCGCCGTCGCCAACGATTACTCATTCAGCCAGATTTTCTCCCGCCAGGTGCGCGGCCTCGGCCATGCCGGCGACGTGCTGCTGGCCATTTCAACGTCAGGCAACTCAGCCAACGTCATCGAAGCCATCAAATCCGCGCACGAGCACGACATGCACATCGTCGCGCTGACCGGCAAGGGCGGCGGGATGATCGGCGAAATGCTGCGTGACGACGATATCCATCTCTGCGTGCCGGCCGAACGGACGGCGCGAATTCAGGAAACCCACCTGCTCGTCATCCATTGCCTGTGCGATGGGATCGATGCACTTTTACTGGGAGTCGAATGA
- a CDS encoding HIRAN domain-containing protein, with translation MRFLLTISLALWLTAAQADSIRMLVQNSPLAGSQFYALETFWSEIKVGDALALIREPDNKHDRNAIRVEWKGHQLGYVPRAQNRAVAAAMDAGDRLSARVSSLSDNKNPWQRLAFEVFVEL, from the coding sequence ATGCGTTTTCTGCTGACGATTAGCCTGGCCTTGTGGCTGACAGCCGCTCAGGCCGACAGCATCCGGATGCTGGTCCAGAATTCGCCGCTGGCCGGTAGCCAGTTTTACGCGCTGGAAACATTCTGGTCGGAAATCAAGGTCGGCGACGCGTTGGCGCTGATCCGCGAACCCGACAACAAGCACGACCGCAACGCCATCCGCGTCGAGTGGAAAGGCCACCAGCTGGGCTACGTGCCACGCGCCCAGAACCGCGCCGTGGCCGCCGCGATGGACGCCGGCGACCGGCTTAGCGCCCGCGTGTCGTCTCTGAGCGACAACAAAAATCCATGGCAACGGCTGGCGTTCGAAGTCTTCGTCGAGCTGTGA
- the pyrC gene encoding dihydroorotase, with translation MQITITRPDDWHLHLRDGEALTSVLAHTAAQFGRAIVMPNLKPPVTTVEQAAAYRDRIVAALPAGASFEPLMTLYLTDNTPASEVAKAAASGFVKAVKLYPAGATTNSDAGLTDIAKAYDALAEMERVGLPLLVHGEVTDPKIDLFDREKVFIDTVLLPLTERFPKLKVVMEHITTKDAVEFVQNSGLTVAATITAHHLLYNRNAIFQGGVRPHWYCLPVLKREKHREALVAAAVSGNPKFFLGTDSAPHAKGAKEAACGCAGCYTAYAAIELYAEAFEQAGALDKLEAFASFNGPDWYGLPRNSGKITLAKQAWTVPADYPYISSDTIVPLRAGETLSWKML, from the coding sequence ATGCAAATTACCATCACCCGCCCCGACGACTGGCACCTTCACCTGCGCGACGGCGAAGCCCTGACTTCCGTCCTCGCCCACACGGCCGCCCAGTTTGGCCGGGCCATCGTCATGCCCAACCTCAAGCCGCCGGTCACGACTGTCGAGCAGGCGGCCGCCTACCGTGACCGCATCGTCGCGGCGCTGCCCGCCGGTGCCAGCTTCGAGCCGCTCATGACGCTCTACCTGACCGACAACACGCCGGCCAGCGAAGTCGCCAAGGCCGCTGCTTCCGGCTTCGTCAAGGCCGTCAAGCTCTACCCGGCCGGAGCGACGACCAATTCCGACGCCGGCCTGACCGATATCGCCAAAGCCTACGACGCGCTGGCCGAAATGGAGCGCGTCGGCCTGCCGCTGCTCGTCCATGGCGAAGTGACCGATCCGAAGATCGACCTCTTCGACCGCGAAAAAGTCTTCATTGACACCGTGCTGCTGCCGCTGACCGAGCGCTTCCCGAAACTCAAGGTGGTCATGGAGCACATCACGACGAAGGACGCTGTCGAATTTGTGCAAAATTCCGGGTTGACCGTGGCAGCGACCATCACCGCCCACCATCTGCTCTACAACCGCAACGCCATCTTTCAGGGCGGCGTCCGGCCACACTGGTATTGCCTGCCCGTGCTCAAGCGCGAAAAGCACCGCGAGGCCCTGGTTGCGGCCGCCGTTTCCGGCAATCCGAAATTCTTCCTCGGCACCGATTCGGCCCCGCACGCCAAGGGTGCCAAGGAAGCGGCCTGCGGCTGCGCCGGCTGTTACACCGCCTATGCCGCCATCGAACTCTATGCCGAAGCCTTCGAACAGGCCGGCGCCCTCGACAAGCTCGAAGCCTTCGCCAGCTTCAATGGCCCAGATTGGTATGGCCTGCCGCGCAACAGCGGCAAGATCACCCTGGCCAAACAGGCGTGGACCGTGCCGGCCGATTACCCGTACATCAGCTCCGACACCATCGTTCCGCTACGGGCCGGCGAAACGCTGTCCTGGAAAATGCTCTGA